The genomic DNA CTGAGGGAGGGTCGGCCTCTCAGGGCCGGGGAGGGGACTTGTGGATTGCTGATCACACAATTCTCGACGAAGCCTGGATTCCCTTTGGAATTCGTACGACTGAACTCACAAAAAACGGACTGCAACTCAACGGGCGACGTGTCCAGCTACAAGGCGTCAATCTGCATCACGATCACGGCCCACTCGGCGGTGCCTTCCACAAGCGTGCCATGCAGCGACAGCTCGAAATCATGCAAGACATGGGGGTCAACGCGGTTCGCACGGCCCACAATCCGCCTGCGGCAGAGATGCTCGACCTGTGTGATCAGATGGGAATCCTCGTTTGGGACGAATGCTTCGACAAGTGGGATGCGACCGCCGACCGGGTCGACGGCAAGCCTTCGCACGAGGAACATGCCGAGCGACACTTGCGGAGCATGGTGCTGCGCGATCGCAATCACCCGAGTGTGTTCGTATGGTCGATCGGCAACGAAATCGGCCCCGGCGGCGAAGGGCTCACGCCGGAACGAGTGGCGATGATGCGCGATGTCGTGCGGAAGTATGATGCGACTCGACCCGTGGGCATCGCATCGCATTTGCCGGACCTCGGCCGCGGCGATCTCTTCAAGGCACTCGATTTCATGGGCTGGAATTACTGCCGCCACTACAAGCTGTTTCACGAACGCTTCCCCGAGAAGCCGATCATTTACAGCGAGTCCGCGGCCACAGTGAGCACACGCGGGTTTTATGAATTGCCGCTCCCCGCGTCGAAGACCGATTATTCCCCGGCTCGGCAAGTGTCGTCGTACGACTACAACACGGCTCCGTGGGCCGACGTGCCGGACCGCGAGTTCGCGCTGATGGAACAGGACCGGTATGTGGCCGGCGATTTTGTGTGGTCGGGCATCGACTATCTCGGCGAACCTACCCCCTTCGATAACGAAGCCCGCAGTTCGTACTTCGGCGCGGTCGACCTGTGCGGCCTGCCCAAGGATCGCTTCTGGCTGTACCGCAGTCATTGGCGGCCCGATGAAACGACGGTCCACATCCTGCCGCACTGGAACTGGCAGGGACGTGAAGGCCAGCCGGTGCCGGTGTTCGTTTACACGAATGGCGATTCCGCTGAGCTGTTTCTCAACGGCAAATCGCTAGGCCTACGCACCAAGGGTGAAACGCCGCCACGGCCCGAAAACTTTGCCGCCAGCGCGAAGGTAACGGCGAGTTCCTCGCGGCCTGATACGTCGCCGGAACTTGTGGTTGATGGCAACTACCTGCAGCGTTGGTTCGCCGGCAGTGCCGATCCACAGCAGTGGCTCGAGTTGGATTTGGGCCAGTCGCGGCCCATTAAATACCTGGAACTGGCCTTCGAGCGTGAATCCAAGCGCTACGGCTATGTGGTGAAAGCTTCTGAGGATGGGAAGGAATGGCAAACAGTCGTTACCCACAAAGCCAGCGATCAGGCCCAGGGGCAAGGTGGTGAACACGCCGGCATGCACGGGGTTGATGTGAATGCTCGATACCTGCGGATCGAGATCAATGAAGTGCGATCCGTCCCTTGGGCCACGTATTGGCCGTGCATTCGGGAAGTGGGCGTCTATTCCGAGCCGGTCGAGTCGGCCTTCTATCTGCCGACTTACGATTACCGACTGCGGTGGAACGAAGTGCCTTATGAACCCGGTGAACTAAAGGCCGCCGCTTATAAGAATGGCAAGCAGATCGGCGAGGCCTTCGTGCGAACGGCCGGCGAACCGGCACAGCTTCGGTTAACTCCCGACCGCAC from Pirellulales bacterium includes the following:
- a CDS encoding DUF4982 domain-containing protein, which encodes MLCTTVRPSLLGFQACLVFLLAVAAHAAALRAAESASLDFRKDWRFTKGDPSGAEQTEFDDAAWTPVRLPHDWAIAGPFNPSEPSGSSAKLPWKGVGWYRKSFDLDRPEGSRVYLDFDGVMAFPKVYVNGKLAGEWDYGYTPFRIDITDQVNLRGKNIVAVRVDTTKHGTRWYPGAGIYRKVTLELRGPVHLGHWATQVTTPEISDTTAKVNVATTIENHGDLPADVVVEVQLRHPDSTRSSLAGSGTEKVTVPAGGSKDVTLSMEVKNPQRWDIDDPKLYTAVVLLHPDTRSVSGAPPLAPPRPLPRPTLPEGGSASQGRGGDLWIADHTILDEAWIPFGIRTTELTKNGLQLNGRRVQLQGVNLHHDHGPLGGAFHKRAMQRQLEIMQDMGVNAVRTAHNPPAAEMLDLCDQMGILVWDECFDKWDATADRVDGKPSHEEHAERHLRSMVLRDRNHPSVFVWSIGNEIGPGGEGLTPERVAMMRDVVRKYDATRPVGIASHLPDLGRGDLFKALDFMGWNYCRHYKLFHERFPEKPIIYSESAATVSTRGFYELPLPASKTDYSPARQVSSYDYNTAPWADVPDREFALMEQDRYVAGDFVWSGIDYLGEPTPFDNEARSSYFGAVDLCGLPKDRFWLYRSHWRPDETTVHILPHWNWQGREGQPVPVFVYTNGDSAELFLNGKSLGLRTKGETPPRPENFAASAKVTASSSRPDTSPELVVDGNYLQRWFAGSADPQQWLELDLGQSRPIKYLELAFERESKRYGYVVKASEDGKEWQTVVTHKASDQAQGQGGEHAGMHGVDVNARYLRIEINEVRSVPWATYWPCIREVGVYSEPVESAFYLPTYDYRLRWNEVPYEPGELKAAAYKNGKQIGEAFVRTAGEPAQLRLTPDRTELTADGDDLCYVLVEAFDQDGIPCPLADNEVMFAIDGPAEIAGVGNGNPMSFEPFQGNKRKLFNGKAMLILRTIEGQPGEIRVRTASEGLVDGEAKCTAIAQK